A region of Saccharococcus thermophilus DNA encodes the following proteins:
- a CDS encoding diguanylate cyclase, with protein sequence MLSRARKLIFAVFFTSIAIAVYSQPFTANDTYFTALFLYWLFSSLYSHLRVVDKTKSNIPVDYGINYSLSFAIFAGPLGLFIFEALFRLTEHITKKWLKTAEPDEWLHTIYNIGSFVTFNSLAFYLYHLLYPFFDRIPFGFWLLLFLLIVIVSLLTDIGLIIVFHIVGDIRTWQEAIDFIKTRSWFDMGKASLTNGLLLIFLEEKRWGMLISLFLLNYFVSRSFFSKSQSIQHKIERDQFEKMAYTDFLTGVHNRAFMDKKIAELNQTNEWMSVVVADIDNFKKINDTYNHAVGDQVIRHFASTLQRFLNKDDFLFRSGGEEFTIFLRNRTFEESVQLVETILQAIRESVVYVEYEAEERLISYTSSFGLYFFQTGGHVSIEKAYVYADQLLLQSKNCGKNRVSVKYEGTA encoded by the coding sequence ATGCTATCGCGGGCAAGAAAGCTGATTTTTGCTGTCTTCTTTACTTCCATTGCCATCGCCGTGTATTCCCAACCTTTTACCGCCAATGATACATATTTCACAGCACTGTTTTTATACTGGCTTTTTTCTAGCCTTTATTCCCATTTGCGCGTCGTCGATAAAACAAAAAGCAATATTCCTGTCGATTACGGCATCAATTACAGTTTATCGTTCGCTATTTTTGCCGGCCCTCTTGGATTGTTTATTTTTGAGGCATTGTTTCGCCTGACCGAACACATTACGAAAAAATGGCTAAAAACGGCGGAACCTGACGAATGGCTGCATACGATATACAATATTGGCTCTTTTGTGACGTTTAATTCCCTTGCATTCTACTTATATCACCTTCTTTATCCTTTTTTCGACCGCATCCCGTTTGGTTTTTGGCTGCTTTTGTTTTTGCTAATCGTTATCGTCTCCTTGTTGACGGACATTGGTCTTATTATTGTCTTCCATATTGTAGGCGATATAAGAACATGGCAAGAGGCAATTGACTTTATTAAAACAAGAAGCTGGTTTGACATGGGGAAAGCTTCGTTAACGAACGGCCTGCTGTTGATTTTCTTGGAAGAAAAACGATGGGGCATGCTCATTAGCTTGTTTTTGCTTAATTATTTCGTCAGCCGCTCCTTTTTCTCCAAATCGCAAAGCATCCAGCATAAAATCGAGCGCGACCAATTTGAAAAAATGGCCTATACCGATTTTCTCACCGGTGTCCATAACCGCGCGTTTATGGATAAAAAGATAGCCGAATTAAATCAAACAAATGAATGGATGAGCGTTGTCGTCGCCGATATCGACAATTTTAAAAAAATTAACGATACATATAATCATGCCGTCGGCGATCAAGTAATCCGGCATTTTGCCTCGACATTGCAACGCTTTCTAAATAAAGACGATTTCTTATTCCGCAGCGGCGGAGAGGAATTTACGATATTCCTGCGCAACCGGACTTTTGAAGAAAGCGTCCAGCTCGTGGAAACGATTTTGCAGGCGATTCGCGAAAGTGTCGTATATGTAGAGTATGAGGCTGAGGAGCGGCTCATCTCCTATACTTCTTCCTTTGGTTTGTATTTCTTTCAAACCGGCGGCCATGTATCCATAGAGAAAGCATACGTATACGCCGATCAGCTGCTTTTGCAATCAAAAAACTGCGGGAAAAACAGAGTGTCAGTAAAATATGAAGGAACCGCGTAA
- a CDS encoding fatty acid desaturase family protein, translating into MKEFHTFGWYAAKISPYLPKKAFQPVKSRLFGGFAYLLLTISGILAVSLLNLHPIWNLLISVVLGFSFASLGFLGHEILHGTVVRKPWLRDVLGAIAFWPLCTGPKLWRKWHNVTHHVHTQDEELDPDAWPSLEKLAKSRLLRWVYKIPFPIRAFFAFSSLSVMFTIHSIKMLVYFFKDFQPKTRRVVLLQFCLPWATWIGLLLIIGWERWFFAFLLPLFIANFIVMSYISTNHRLNPLVPVNDPLANSLSVTVPKWIDVLHFHFSYHTEHHLFPAMSSKYYPLVKEHIKRMWPDRYHEMPMSKALAALWKTPRVYYQQNELIEPRQGHVYGVLGNGLDPDHIMYRNLETTPLSDLEHKRVVMKKATGAGKE; encoded by the coding sequence ATGAAAGAATTTCATACGTTCGGTTGGTATGCGGCAAAAATTTCCCCATATTTACCGAAAAAAGCGTTTCAACCTGTCAAGTCCCGTCTTTTTGGAGGTTTTGCTTATTTATTGTTGACCATCAGTGGAATCCTCGCTGTTTCTCTTTTGAATCTTCATCCGATATGGAATCTCCTCATTTCTGTTGTGCTAGGCTTCAGTTTCGCGTCATTAGGATTTTTAGGACATGAAATTTTGCATGGCACGGTCGTGCGAAAACCGTGGCTGCGCGATGTTCTAGGCGCGATTGCGTTTTGGCCGCTATGCACCGGACCAAAGCTATGGCGAAAATGGCACAATGTGACTCATCATGTACACACACAGGATGAAGAATTGGATCCTGATGCGTGGCCAAGTTTAGAGAAATTAGCCAAAAGCCGCTTATTGCGCTGGGTATACAAGATTCCGTTTCCGATTCGCGCGTTTTTTGCTTTTAGTTCCTTATCGGTGATGTTTACGATTCATTCTATCAAGATGTTAGTGTATTTCTTCAAAGATTTTCAGCCAAAAACTCGAAGAGTCGTATTGCTTCAGTTTTGCCTGCCATGGGCTACGTGGATTGGGCTATTATTAATCATTGGTTGGGAACGTTGGTTTTTCGCCTTTTTGTTGCCGTTGTTCATTGCAAATTTTATCGTGATGAGCTATATTTCTACTAATCATCGTTTAAATCCGTTAGTTCCGGTGAATGATCCGTTAGCGAACAGCCTCTCGGTGACCGTGCCGAAGTGGATCGATGTGCTTCACTTTCACTTTTCGTATCATACGGAACATCATCTCTTTCCAGCGATGAGCTCGAAATATTATCCATTAGTGAAAGAGCATATTAAACGAATGTGGCCGGATAGATATCATGAAATGCCGATGAGTAAAGCATTGGCCGCGCTATGGAAAACGCCGAGAGTCTATTATCAGCAAAATGAACTGATTGAGCCGCGGCAAGGTCATGTTTATGGCGTGCTAGGAAATGGATTGGATCCTGACCATATTATGTATCGAAACTTAGAGACAACACCATTGTCTGACTTAGAGCATAAACGGGTAGTGATGAAAAAAGCGACAGGAGCAGGGAAAGAGTAA
- a CDS encoding GntP family permease has translation MVNIQISALGAFVALTVAIVLILRKVSPAYGMIAGAFIGGIVGGADITDTVNVMMEGAKAMVPAVLRILAAGVLAGVLMESGAAASIAKTIVGKLGETQALLALAIATMLLTAVGVFVDVAVITVAPIALAIARRANISKTAILFAMIGGGKAGNIISPNPNAIAAADAFHIPLTSLMAAGIVPAVFGLAVTYIIAKKLAQKGTFVDDVQERESSGQVPSFLAAIIAPLVAILLLSLRPLFDIAIDPMIALPVGGIVGALAMKKGTKLNGYAMSGLSKMSGVAIMLVGTGTLAGIVANSSLKDAIINGLDHFGLPAYVLAPISGILMSGATASTTAGTAVASSVFGATIMSLGVSALAGAAMIHAGATVLDHLPHGSFFHATAGSVHMEIKERLKLIPYESLIGLTLTVISTLIFGVFRLFS, from the coding sequence ATGGTGAATATTCAAATAAGCGCCTTAGGAGCGTTTGTTGCCTTAACAGTGGCTATCGTTTTGATTTTGCGAAAAGTTTCTCCCGCCTACGGAATGATCGCCGGAGCCTTTATCGGCGGCATCGTCGGCGGCGCGGATATAACCGATACGGTCAATGTGATGATGGAAGGAGCAAAAGCAATGGTTCCCGCCGTCTTGCGCATTTTGGCCGCCGGGGTGCTGGCGGGAGTGTTAATGGAATCAGGGGCGGCGGCATCGATCGCCAAAACGATTGTTGGCAAACTTGGCGAAACGCAAGCTTTGCTTGCGCTTGCCATAGCGACGATGCTGTTGACGGCGGTTGGCGTGTTTGTCGATGTCGCGGTCATTACTGTCGCGCCGATTGCATTGGCGATTGCGAGACGGGCGAATATCTCGAAAACGGCGATTTTATTCGCAATGATTGGCGGCGGAAAGGCGGGAAACATTATATCGCCAAATCCGAACGCCATCGCCGCGGCGGATGCATTCCATATTCCGCTGACATCCTTAATGGCGGCTGGGATCGTCCCGGCGGTATTCGGGCTTGCTGTTACGTATATCATCGCAAAAAAACTTGCGCAAAAAGGAACGTTTGTTGATGATGTACAGGAAAGAGAAAGCAGCGGGCAAGTGCCTTCGTTCCTTGCGGCCATCATTGCCCCGCTTGTCGCGATATTATTGCTCTCACTGCGACCATTATTTGATATTGCGATTGACCCAATGATTGCCCTTCCAGTTGGCGGTATTGTTGGTGCGCTAGCGATGAAAAAAGGGACGAAGCTGAATGGCTATGCTATGTCTGGATTATCGAAAATGTCTGGTGTTGCCATCATGTTAGTCGGGACGGGGACATTGGCGGGTATTGTTGCTAATTCCTCGCTAAAAGACGCTATCATTAACGGTTTGGATCATTTCGGGTTACCCGCGTACGTACTAGCGCCGATTTCGGGGATTTTGATGTCCGGGGCGACTGCTTCGACGACTGCTGGAACCGCTGTCGCGAGCAGCGTCTTCGGTGCGACAATTATGAGTCTAGGCGTTTCCGCATTAGCTGGAGCCGCTATGATTCATGCCGGGGCGACGGTGCTCGATCATTTGCCGCATGGTAGCTTCTTTCATGCGACGGCGGGCAGCGTCCATATGGAGATAAAGGAACGGCTGAAATTAATTCCGTATGAGTCGCTGATCGGCTTGACACTTACCGTCATCTCGACGCTTATTTTTGGCGTCTTTCGCTTGTTTTCATGA
- a CDS encoding glycerate kinase: MKIVIAPDSFKESLSALEVANAVEKGFREVFPEAEYVKVPMADGGEGTVQSLVDATGGRIVETEVTGPLGERVSAFFGMLGDGKTAAIEMAAASGLHLVPREKRNPLVTTTRGTGELILAALDEGAEHIIIGIGGSATNDGGAGMIQALGGRLLDRYGQEIGPGGGSLSELADVDLSGLDERLKRVKMEVACDVDNPLTGPKGASAIFGPQKGASPEMVAVLDQNLQHYATVIERVLGKQVKDIPGAGAAGGLGAGLLAFLNAELKRGVDIILETVKFAEKIQGAALVITGEGRIDGQTIFGKTPVGVAKTAKRYGIPVIAIAGSLSDDSDVVLNHGIDALYSIVPGIISLEKAIENAEYYITKVARNIAAACKIGKNIE; encoded by the coding sequence ATGAAAATCGTTATTGCGCCAGATTCGTTTAAAGAAAGCCTTTCCGCACTCGAAGTGGCGAATGCAGTGGAAAAAGGCTTCCGCGAGGTATTCCCGGAGGCGGAATACGTGAAAGTGCCTATGGCGGACGGCGGAGAAGGCACCGTTCAGTCGCTCGTTGACGCGACAGGCGGACGCATCGTCGAAACGGAAGTGACCGGACCGCTCGGGGAGCGCGTGTCGGCCTTTTTCGGCATGCTTGGCGACGGGAAAACGGCTGCGATTGAAATGGCGGCCGCTTCCGGCTTACACCTTGTCCCGCGGGAAAAGCGCAATCCGCTGGTGACGACAACAAGAGGAACGGGAGAATTAATCCTCGCCGCTCTCGACGAAGGCGCTGAGCATATTATTATCGGCATCGGCGGAAGCGCGACCAATGATGGCGGTGCTGGCATGATTCAGGCACTTGGCGGCCGCCTTTTAGACCGATATGGACAGGAAATCGGCCCTGGAGGCGGCAGCTTGTCCGAACTGGCCGACGTTGATCTTTCCGGGCTAGATGAGCGGCTGAAACGCGTCAAAATGGAGGTGGCCTGCGATGTCGACAATCCGCTGACAGGACCAAAAGGCGCCTCAGCGATATTCGGCCCGCAAAAAGGAGCGTCGCCGGAAATGGTCGCGGTGCTCGATCAAAATTTGCAGCACTATGCCACTGTCATTGAACGGGTGTTAGGAAAACAAGTAAAAGACATCCCTGGCGCTGGGGCGGCAGGTGGTTTAGGCGCGGGGCTGCTTGCCTTTCTGAACGCAGAGCTAAAGCGCGGCGTTGACATTATACTGGAAACGGTAAAATTTGCTGAGAAAATTCAAGGTGCCGCGCTGGTGATCACCGGAGAGGGGCGCATCGATGGGCAGACGATTTTCGGAAAAACGCCTGTTGGTGTCGCTAAAACGGCCAAGCGGTACGGTATACCGGTCATCGCTATTGCCGGTTCTCTGTCCGATGACAGCGACGTTGTGCTGAACCACGGCATTGACGCGCTTTACAGCATTGTCCCAGGAATTATTTCACTGGAAAAAGCAATCGAAAACGCCGAATATTATATTACAAAGGTGGCGCGGAACATTGCTGCGGCATGCAAAATTGGAAAAAATATAGAGTGA
- the manA gene encoding mannose-6-phosphate isomerase, class I → MQIEPIFLTPIFQERIWGGTKLAERFGYSIPSPHTGECWAVSAHPNGQTVVQNGPFQGMTLGQLWEERRDLFGHFPSDRFPLLTKILDANADLSVQVHPDDAYAKEHENGEFGKTECWYIIDCKQGAELVYGHHAKTKEELKEMMEQGQWDKLLRKIPIKPGDFFYVPSGTMHALCEGTLVLETQQSSDTTYRVYDYDRVDSNGKKRELHLDKALDVITVPHHDAAVHPRVTQMDGAVVTTFIESDYFGVQKWEVDGTAEFEQTRHFLIVSILDGQGELVSGERSYALKKGDHFILPHQFGRFAIKGTLEAIASWPRA, encoded by the coding sequence GTGCAAATCGAGCCAATTTTTCTCACTCCTATTTTTCAAGAACGAATTTGGGGCGGTACAAAGCTGGCAGAACGATTCGGCTATTCGATTCCTTCGCCGCATACAGGCGAATGCTGGGCGGTATCGGCCCATCCAAACGGGCAAACCGTCGTTCAAAATGGACCATTTCAAGGAATGACACTTGGCCAATTATGGGAAGAGCGGCGCGACTTATTCGGCCACTTTCCGTCGGACCGCTTTCCGTTATTGACGAAAATTTTAGATGCGAACGCGGATTTGTCGGTGCAAGTGCATCCCGATGACGCATACGCAAAAGAACATGAAAATGGCGAATTCGGAAAAACGGAATGCTGGTATATTATCGACTGCAAACAAGGCGCAGAGCTTGTTTATGGGCATCATGCAAAGACGAAAGAAGAACTGAAGGAAATGATGGAACAAGGACAGTGGGACAAGCTGCTTCGCAAAATCCCGATCAAGCCTGGCGACTTTTTCTATGTCCCGAGCGGCACGATGCACGCCCTTTGCGAAGGAACGCTCGTCCTCGAGACACAGCAAAGCTCGGATACGACCTATCGCGTCTACGACTATGACCGCGTCGACAGCAACGGGAAGAAACGCGAACTGCATTTAGACAAAGCGCTCGACGTCATTACCGTCCCGCATCACGACGCCGCTGTCCACCCGCGCGTCACACAAATGGACGGCGCTGTCGTTACCACCTTTATCGAAAGCGACTACTTTGGCGTGCAAAAGTGGGAAGTCGACGGGACTGCCGAATTCGAACAAACGCGGCATTTTTTGATCGTCAGCATCCTTGACGGACAAGGGGAACTCGTATCCGGGGAACGTTCTTACGCACTGAAAAAAGGAGATCATTTTATTTTGCCGCATCAATTTGGCCGCTTTGCCATCAAAGGAACATTAGAAGCAATCGCCTCATGGCCGCGCGCATAA
- a CDS encoding FAD-dependent oxidoreductase: protein MPSLPSSLEPYWRTSVDLPSFPKLEEDIRTGVAIIGGGISGITTAYLLATKGVRVALLEADRLLNGTTGHTTAKITAQHDIIYDEFIQHLGQEKAKLYYEACMDALHFIRNTVKQHDINCDFKEQDAYIYTTSSDSLTKLINEWKAYEKLGIDGAFLETIPLPIPAKAAVVMKNQAQFHPLKYLTKLVDTVVQAGGKIYEHTPAADIEQGQELTVVTRDKKRVTCEHVVICSHFPFYDGGFYFSRMYAERSYVLGVKIAEAYPGGMYLSADHPKRSIRYTSMNGENLILIGGENHKTGQGVPTMRHYEALQSFASELFTVTDIPYRWSAQDLTTLDKVPYIGNMTADTPNIYVATGYRKWGMTNGTVAGLLISDLILGHDNRYRDLYTPSRFYADPSVKHFLTQNIDVAKHLVEGKIEVVVRKPEDLANGEGAVVTVNGKRAGAYKDEDGTLFLVDTTCTHMGCEIEWNSGDRTWDCPCHGSRFSIHGDVVEGPAKRPLNKIEDYPSQ, encoded by the coding sequence ATGCCATCTCTTCCTTCATCATTGGAGCCATATTGGCGGACATCAGTCGATCTGCCTTCGTTTCCAAAACTAGAAGAAGATATTCGTACCGGTGTTGCCATTATCGGCGGAGGAATCTCTGGAATTACCACGGCTTATTTGCTTGCTACAAAGGGGGTTCGTGTCGCTTTATTAGAAGCGGATCGCCTTCTTAACGGAACAACCGGGCATACGACCGCAAAAATTACGGCACAGCACGACATCATTTATGATGAGTTTATTCAACACCTTGGACAGGAAAAGGCAAAACTGTACTATGAGGCATGCATGGACGCATTGCATTTTATCCGCAATACAGTCAAGCAGCACGACATCAATTGTGATTTCAAGGAACAGGATGCATACATATACACTACTTCTTCCGACTCGCTAACGAAGTTAATCAATGAATGGAAAGCATATGAAAAGCTCGGCATTGACGGGGCGTTCTTAGAAACGATCCCGCTTCCAATCCCGGCGAAAGCCGCGGTCGTCATGAAAAATCAAGCGCAATTTCACCCGCTGAAATACTTAACGAAACTAGTCGACACTGTTGTCCAGGCAGGCGGAAAAATTTACGAACACACGCCCGCCGCCGACATCGAGCAAGGACAAGAGCTGACTGTCGTCACCCGAGACAAAAAGCGGGTGACGTGCGAACATGTCGTCATTTGTTCCCATTTTCCGTTTTATGACGGCGGTTTCTATTTCTCCCGCATGTATGCGGAACGCTCTTACGTATTAGGCGTGAAAATCGCTGAAGCCTATCCTGGCGGCATGTATTTAAGCGCCGATCATCCAAAACGCTCGATCCGCTATACGTCCATGAATGGGGAAAACTTAATTTTAATCGGCGGGGAAAACCATAAGACAGGACAAGGCGTCCCAACGATGCGGCATTACGAGGCATTGCAGTCGTTTGCCTCGGAGTTATTTACAGTGACCGACATCCCTTACCGCTGGTCGGCGCAAGATTTAACGACACTTGATAAAGTGCCGTACATTGGGAACATGACCGCGGACACGCCGAATATTTATGTCGCGACAGGGTACCGCAAGTGGGGCATGACGAACGGAACAGTGGCGGGGTTACTAATCAGCGACCTGATCCTGGGACACGACAACCGCTACCGTGACTTATATACGCCGTCGCGGTTTTATGCCGACCCAAGCGTCAAACATTTTCTCACACAAAATATCGATGTCGCGAAACACCTTGTTGAAGGGAAAATCGAAGTGGTCGTCCGCAAGCCGGAAGACTTGGCCAACGGCGAGGGCGCGGTCGTGACCGTAAACGGAAAGCGCGCTGGCGCGTATAAGGACGAAGACGGGACATTGTTCCTCGTAGATACGACATGCACCCATATGGGATGCGAAATTGAGTGGAACAGCGGCGACCGCACTTGGGACTGCCCGTGCCACGGCTCGCGCTTCTCCATTCACGGTGATGTCGTCGAAGGGCCGGCGAAACGGCCTTTAAACAAAATCGAGGATTATCCATCACAATAA
- a CDS encoding ATP-binding protein: protein MNKYSNFHEENAAVWHDSSILEHYGLNELNFESVKSYREKFASVKPNHPWNGLETKEFLYKIGAWGKLRDSSKEGVTLAGLLMFSEERIITEVLPQYFLEYRESLNGIVTGDWTTRFTSQDGTWSGNLYDFYHKVISQFQRHEMDPALQTAVYEALMNAIVHADYLGEGGIIIEKENGIFRFANPGLFRIPVDSALSGHMSNLRNPNLFKMFILIGLCKRAGFGLRHIAATWNDRRWKQPEFIQHSNPERTIVVLYPFHFPAETAATYETDIYQNMKQHDEEDIDISFMDEEPDSVNNNLNSLNKEFNSINNDPNSVNNRKKSVNNKRNSVNIDSNSVNSDVYSINKGDNSVNSLLNSVNNELSSDEIDEKLWNIAELARKKKRLPPSVMENIILQLCEQRPLMLKELAALLERTPDGLRNNYLGKLLEEGKIRLKYPDQPNHPKQAYMKATE from the coding sequence GTGAATAAATATTCAAATTTTCACGAAGAAAATGCAGCTGTCTGGCATGATAGCTCGATTTTAGAGCATTACGGTTTAAATGAACTAAATTTTGAATCGGTGAAAAGTTATCGGGAAAAATTTGCTTCGGTAAAACCCAATCATCCATGGAATGGGCTGGAGACGAAAGAATTTTTATACAAAATTGGTGCATGGGGAAAACTGCGGGACAGCAGCAAAGAAGGGGTAACATTAGCGGGATTGTTAATGTTTAGCGAAGAGCGCATCATTACAGAAGTTTTGCCACAATACTTTCTTGAATATCGGGAAAGTTTGAACGGTATAGTAACCGGCGATTGGACGACGCGGTTTACCTCGCAGGACGGTACGTGGTCAGGTAATTTATATGATTTTTATCATAAAGTAATATCGCAGTTTCAGCGCCATGAGATGGATCCCGCGCTGCAAACAGCGGTATATGAAGCATTAATGAATGCGATTGTGCATGCCGATTATTTAGGAGAAGGCGGCATTATCATCGAAAAAGAAAATGGCATATTTCGTTTTGCCAATCCAGGGCTGTTCCGCATCCCAGTCGATTCCGCTCTTTCCGGACATATGAGCAATCTTCGCAATCCGAATTTATTTAAAATGTTTATTTTAATTGGCCTTTGCAAACGGGCCGGATTTGGTTTAAGACATATTGCGGCTACCTGGAACGATCGGCGCTGGAAGCAGCCAGAATTTATTCAACATTCGAATCCGGAACGGACGATCGTTGTATTATATCCATTTCATTTTCCAGCTGAAACAGCGGCTACTTATGAAACAGATATATATCAAAATATGAAACAGCATGATGAGGAAGACATCGATATCTCATTTATGGACGAAGAACCGGACTCCGTAAATAACAATCTCAACTCCTTAAATAAGGAGTTTAACTCCATAAATAACGACCCTAACTCCGTAAATAATCGCAAAAAGTCCGTAAATAACAAACGAAACTCCGTAAATATAGACTCTAACTCCGTAAATAGTGATGTATACTCCATAAATAAAGGGGATAACTCCGTAAATAGCTTGCTCAACTCCGTAAATAATGAGTTATCCTCTGATGAAATCGATGAGAAACTATGGAATATCGCAGAGTTAGCAAGAAAGAAAAAACGATTGCCTCCAAGTGTGATGGAAAATATCATTTTGCAGCTTTGTGAGCAAAGGCCGTTGATGTTAAAGGAATTAGCGGCACTATTGGAAAGAACGCCGGATGGATTAAGAAACAACTATTTAGGCAAGCTATTAGAGGAAGGAAAAATCCGTCTGAAATATCCAGATCAGCCGAATCATCCGAAACAAGCGTATATGAAAGCGACGGAATAG
- a CDS encoding flagellar basal body rod protein, giving the protein MKKLGLFIIGAIAAVMFFANISSLAVLAVSLVILYYAWKRWMKANTTMKKLFWIAVGIIAFVASALNAPALIAVAAAYVLYVVYKKWNETKQTKEIDDPFAHFEKQWAELERSF; this is encoded by the coding sequence GTGAAAAAGCTTGGATTGTTTATCATCGGTGCGATTGCGGCGGTTATGTTCTTTGCAAACATCAGTTCTCTCGCCGTTTTAGCAGTGAGCCTTGTCATTTTGTATTACGCATGGAAGCGATGGATGAAAGCGAACACAACGATGAAAAAACTGTTTTGGATCGCGGTCGGAATTATCGCTTTCGTTGCTTCCGCTTTGAATGCGCCTGCGCTCATTGCAGTTGCCGCAGCGTATGTGTTGTATGTAGTTTATAAAAAATGGAATGAAACAAAACAGACGAAGGAAATCGATGACCCGTTTGCTCATTTTGAAAAGCAGTGGGCAGAGTTAGAACGAAGCTTTTAA
- a CDS encoding amino acid permease has product MQISKNEQKLHRGLEERHISLMSLGAAIGVGLFLGSASAIKLAGPAILLAYAVSGAVMFFIMRALGEMAVENPVAGSFSRYAHNYLGPLAGYLTGWNYWFLWVVTCIAEITAVGIYMQFWFPDTPRWVWALAALVLMTTINFLAVKAYGELEFWFALIKIVTIVFMIVVGLGMILFGIGNGGIATGISNLWKHGGFFPNGITGVLMSLQMVMFAYLGIEMLGVTAGEVKNPEKSLTRAINSVFWRILIFYVGALFVIMSIYPWNEIGQKGSPFVLTFEKIGIHTAAGIINFVVLTAALSSCNSGIFSTSRMLFNLAEQKEAPSSFAKLTKRGVPGIALIVTAIAMLFGVYLNYVSEKVFQWVTSVATFGAIWTWAIILLAQLQFRKRLSPEKQRQLKYKVPFYPYSSYISLAFLIGVAALMGYFKDTRIALIIGPAWLILLVAVYYAKGLHKRHIEAADKKQVG; this is encoded by the coding sequence ATGCAAATCTCAAAAAATGAACAAAAACTGCATCGCGGGCTAGAGGAGCGACATATTTCGCTGATGTCCCTTGGAGCCGCGATTGGGGTTGGCTTATTCCTCGGATCAGCATCAGCGATTAAGCTGGCGGGGCCAGCTATTTTACTGGCATACGCGGTAAGCGGCGCGGTCATGTTTTTTATTATGCGCGCTCTCGGAGAAATGGCCGTCGAAAATCCCGTCGCCGGTTCCTTTAGCCGCTATGCGCACAACTATTTAGGACCGCTTGCTGGTTACTTAACTGGATGGAACTATTGGTTTTTATGGGTCGTTACCTGTATAGCGGAAATTACCGCTGTCGGCATTTATATGCAGTTTTGGTTTCCGGATACACCAAGATGGGTATGGGCGTTAGCAGCTTTAGTACTGATGACGACTATCAACTTTCTCGCCGTAAAAGCATATGGAGAATTAGAATTTTGGTTTGCCCTTATTAAAATTGTCACGATTGTATTTATGATTGTCGTCGGCTTGGGCATGATTCTGTTTGGCATCGGCAACGGCGGAATCGCCACCGGCATCAGCAACCTTTGGAAACATGGCGGCTTTTTCCCGAACGGCATTACCGGTGTATTAATGTCCTTGCAAATGGTCATGTTCGCTTATTTAGGCATTGAAATGCTTGGCGTCACTGCCGGCGAAGTGAAAAACCCGGAAAAATCGCTCACTCGGGCCATTAACAGCGTATTTTGGCGCATTTTAATTTTCTATGTCGGCGCGCTGTTTGTCATTATGTCGATCTATCCATGGAATGAAATCGGGCAAAAAGGAAGCCCGTTTGTGCTGACGTTTGAAAAAATCGGCATTCACACCGCTGCGGGAATCATCAACTTTGTCGTGTTAACCGCGGCCTTGTCTTCCTGCAACAGCGGTATCTTTAGCACCAGCCGGATGCTCTTTAACCTTGCCGAACAAAAGGAAGCGCCGTCTTCTTTCGCCAAATTGACGAAACGCGGCGTCCCTGGAATCGCACTGATCGTTACGGCCATCGCAATGCTGTTTGGCGTTTATTTAAACTATGTATCCGAGAAAGTATTTCAATGGGTAACGAGCGTCGCCACATTCGGCGCGATTTGGACATGGGCGATTATTTTGCTGGCGCAATTGCAGTTCCGCAAACGCTTAAGCCCAGAAAAGCAACGACAATTAAAATACAAAGTGCCGTTCTATCCTTACAGCTCTTATATTTCTCTCGCCTTCCTCATCGGAGTTGCTGCTTTAATGGGCTACTTCAAAGATACACGAATCGCGCTCATCATCGGACCAGCCTGGCTCATCTTGCTCGTGGCCGTCTATTATGCAAAAGGCTTGCATAAGCGGCATATCGAAGCTGCGGACAAAAAGCAAGTCGGCTAA